A single Chaetodon trifascialis isolate fChaTrf1 chromosome 18, fChaTrf1.hap1, whole genome shotgun sequence DNA region contains:
- the bhlhe22 gene encoding class E basic helix-loop-helix protein 22 produces MAMDRRMNLNGGAGDIFHKTLSAVSTKKMDPFRSSAAIELPARDRQSPISCFDQPDPDPIQPGGLAGGRGGPLGLPTGSLCVKFGESANRALVAESSGGEQSPDDDSDGRCDMVLLADGRTVSAGKGEGGKKTKEQKILRLNINARERRRMHDLNDALDELRAVIPYAHSPSVRKLSKIATLLLAKNYILMQAQALEEMRRLVAYLNQGQAISAASIPATTALAAPGLGAYEQPPGYSFPPGVGASSCPDKCSLFNNATSSLCKQCTDKP; encoded by the coding sequence ATGGCGATGGACAGAAGGATGAACTTGAACGGCGGCGCGGGGGACATTTTTCACAAAACTCTCAGCGCCGTGTCCACTAAAAAAATGGACCCTTTCAGGTCGTCGGCCGCCATTGAACTACCAGCCAGAGACCGCCAGTCACCAATCAGCTGCTTTGACCAGCCCGACCCAGACCCGATTCAGCCGGGAGGACTGGCAGGAGGTAGAGGGGGGCCACTGGGTCTGCCGACCGGATCTTTGTGCGTCAAGTTCGGTGAGAGCGCCAACAGGGCCTTGGTTGCGGAGAGCAGCGGCGGAGAGCAGAGTCCCGACGATGACAGTGACGGCAGGTGTGACATGGTCCTTCTGGCCGATGGGCGGACGGTGTCCGCGGGGAAAGGAGAAGGAGGTAAGAAAaccaaagagcagaaaatactgAGGCTAAACATCAATGCCAGAGAAAGACGACGGATGCACGATCTGAACGACGCGCTGGATGAGCTCAGAGCGGTCATCCCTTACGCGCACAGCCCGTCAGTGCGGAAACTCTCCAAAATCGCCACTTTGCTGCTCGCGAAAAACTACATCCTCATGCAGGCGCAGGCactggaggagatgaggaggctAGTGGCGTACCTCAACCAGGGCCAGGCCATCTCTGCTGCCTCGATACCGGCCACCACTGCCCTCGCAGCTCCCGGCCTGGGCGCGTACGAGCAGCCGCCTGGATATTCCTTCCCACCCGGAGTGGGTGCGTCCTCCTGCCCCGACAAATGTTCCCTGTTCAACAACGCCACCTCCAGCCTCTGCAAACAGTGCACTGACAAGCCTTAA